A genomic segment from Bacteroidota bacterium encodes:
- a CDS encoding TlpA disulfide reductase family protein, which translates to MKIVKYITKILILFIISINVFASDNENKIEINSNAEAFFLRSLDGESIYFSRELKEGNVILLSFFATWCIPCNIEIPKIEEISTELTNEDFKTFYIHVGKPKKEGNYKELIGKMKDRLLMTQPILIDMYSKVAEKYDALALPTTILIGNDAKIKYVHVGYKKGDEKKLKIEVQKALGILDTISANLLDMIQDSVNTETDIDTLSDFEKQLLNIEE; encoded by the coding sequence ATGAAAATAGTAAAATATATCACAAAAATTTTAATTTTATTTATTATATCTATAAATGTTTTTGCAAGCGATAATGAAAATAAAATTGAAATTAATTCCAATGCAGAAGCATTTTTCTTGCGATCATTAGATGGCGAATCGATTTATTTTAGTCGCGAATTAAAAGAAGGGAATGTGATTTTATTGTCCTTTTTTGCAACTTGGTGTATTCCTTGCAATATTGAAATTCCTAAAATAGAAGAAATATCAACCGAACTGACTAATGAGGATTTTAAAACATTTTATATACATGTCGGGAAACCAAAAAAAGAAGGAAATTATAAAGAATTAATTGGAAAAATGAAAGACCGACTTTTAATGACTCAACCAATATTAATTGATATGTATTCAAAAGTTGCTGAGAAATATGATGCTTTAGCTTTGCCGACTACAATTCTAATTGGGAATGATGCTAAAATAAAATATGTACATGTTGGATATAAAAAGGGTGATGAAAAAAAATTGAAAATAGAAGTTCAAAAAGCACTTGGTATTCTTGATACGATTTCTGCTAATTTGCTTGATATGATACAAGATTCTGTAAACACTGAAACTGATATTGATACTCTAAGTGATTTTGAGAAACAATTATTAAACATTGAAGAATAG